One genomic window of Punica granatum isolate Tunisia-2019 chromosome 1, ASM765513v2, whole genome shotgun sequence includes the following:
- the LOC116209323 gene encoding kinesin-like protein KIN-6 isoform X4, translating to MQEESRRVESPVSPPPCPGTVTVRRNPHRRARPTPKTGLRSSSKKPEIPNVPSFPIQDILAIDLPPNPTPAPAPAPAPVEAPISENLKVYVRIRPISIELPESVKDSSKRDVSSRYRVKHRVARSSPKKRDATAKKKSCEICVTATSASSVSLSPPKDLQEAKRIKEEVFEGFSHVFRTDSSQNEVYERMVKPLVEDFLRGTSGMLAALGPSGSGKTHTVFGSPRDPGIVPRVLQQIFGQTDGNTNSSQRSFYLSMFQICSERGKAEKAFDLSNGVELSMHQSTIKGLQEVVVTDVGHAESLIEAGMLRRATAMTNSNSQSSRSQCIINIRDVGSRHNGEVDVPMSNANLTFVDFAGAEREKKTGNQGERLLESNFINNTSMVFGLCLRSLLEHQKNPKKPLPKHFQNSLLTRYLRDYLEGKKRMALILTVKPGGEDYLETSQFLQQAAPFMKIKFNNVEETSGVVRNKRQTTAMPRTEHAKRVKISRTKASVTEEEKSRSAKDENREDRVLLHFARAMWNVLNEYKRKLKVAESEIESLRENYANETIRTAELEKELKNLKEGCNCINIYSTEAPLAQRYANTDLDASASPGADEPSISESSDEVERKVHSCLLQTPECNMQNERLTTFIWNDNMKHAGDSDPPQAQGHLDPNTHTRDHLVLMEDESVKVVSSLCGLDSFDVRAQEEYDVREPAFDVSSSSQSPDKAFVKQDKEYVKTESEQPCGNEDSCGEDSELDSSRNMENLKDTGGSSEPHVLVRKDSCSTVELDDLKSNGYEVSSEQPAEVNKDVASTQVSSSANEDSGGDLEDSKLDNSRGVENLGATDRLEGFADVGSSFQPNVLVRKDSCSTVELDDLKSDGEEVSSDQPAEVNKYVASTQVSSSVNQPEKLLKSESSPKLPNQEKPRRRLLPASSVLLRNMSYWNIDDETEKPKGNRGGKKKEKDAKEELRTKGSATLLRLLKGDLL from the exons ATGCAAGAAGAGAGCAGAAGAGTAGAATCGCCGGTGAGCCCGCCTCCGTGTCCCGGCACAGTGACCGTCCGAAGGAATCCTCATCGGAGAGCTCGGCCCACTCCCAAAACTGGCCTACGGTCGTCTTCGAAGAAGCCGGAAATACCCAATGTCCCTTCTTTTCCTATTCAAGACATATTGGCGATTGATCTTCCCCCAAACCCTACTCCTGCGCCGGCCCCAGCCCCAGCCCCAGTCGAAGCTCCTATATCAGAGAACCTGAAGGTGTACGTCCGTATCCGCCCGATCAGCATCGAGCTCCCAGAATCAGTGAAGGATTCAAGCAAACGTGACGTTTCTTCAAGGTACAGGGTGAAACACAGGGTTGCTCGAAGCTCTCCAAAGAAGAGAGATGCGACCgcgaagaagaagagctgTGAAATTTGCGTTACTGCAACCTCTGCGAGCTCGGTCAGCCTATCTCCTCCAAAGGATCTGCAGGAGGCTAAGCGCATTAAAGAGGAAGTGTTTGAAGGCTTCTCTCACGTGTTCCGTACAGATTCCTCTCAG AATGAAGTGTACGAAAGGATGGTGAAACCACTTGTAGAAGACTTCCTGAGAGGGACTAGCGGAATGTTAGCTGCTCTTGGGCCTAGTGGCTCTGGGAAGACGCATACAGTTTTTGGGTCTCCAAGAGATCCTGGGATCGTGCCTCGTGTGCTGCAACAGATATTTGGGCAAACAGATGGCAACACGAACAGCTCCCAAAG GTCATTCTACTTATCAATGTTCCAAATATGTTCCGAAAGAGGAAAAGCCGAAAAGGCTTTTGATCTATCTAATGGGGTGGAATTATCTATGCACCAGTCAACTATAAAGGGTCTACAGGAG GTAGTCGTTACTGATGTTGGGCATGCAGAATCTTTAATAGAAGCTGGAATGTTGAGGCGTGCTACTGCAATGACAAACTCAAATAGTCAGTCAAG CCGGTCTCAGTGCATTATCAACATCCGAGACGTAGGTTCCAGGCATAATGGAGAAGTCGATGTTCCAATGAGTAATGCCAATCTGACATTTGTTGACTTCGCTGGGGcggaaagagagaagaaaactgGGAATCAG GGGGAGAGATTACTAGAGAGTAACTTCATCAATAATACATCAATGGTCTTTGGTCTGTGCTTGAGA TCCTTGCTGGAGCACCAAAAGAATCCAAAAAAGCCTTTGCCGAAGCATTTTCAGAACTCTTTG TTAACAAGGTATTTGCGAGATTACCTAGAAGGCAAGAAAAGGATGGCTTTG ATCTTGACAGTAAAGCCTGGTGGAGAGGACTACCTTGAAACCTCCCAATTCCTACAACAGGCAGCACCTTTTATGAAAATCAA GTTCAACAATGTCGAAGAAACATCTGGTGTAGTTCGCAATAAGAGACAGACTACAGCAATGCCTAGAACTGAGCATGccaaaagagtgaaaatcagcAGGACTAAGGCTTCTGTG actgaagaagaaaagagtaGAAGTGCTAAGGATGAAAATAGAGAGGATCGAGTACTGCTACATTTTGCTCGTGCAATGTGGAATGTGTTGAACGAATACAAGAGAAAACTTAAG GTGGCAGAAAGTGAGATTGAGAGTCTTCGAGAAAATTATGCAAATGAAACGATAAGAACCGCGGAGCTCGAAAAGGAATTGAAAAATCTGAAGGAGGGCTGTAATTGCATTAACATATATTCCACAGAAGCCCCCTTAGCGCAAAGATATGCAAATACAGACTTAGACGCCTCTGCTTCACCAGGAGCAGATGAGCCCAGCATTTCTGAATCCTCTGATGAG GTTGAGAGGAAGGTTCATTCATGTCTTCTTCAGACACCTGAATGCAACATGCAAAACGAACGCCTCACCACTTTCATATGGAATGACAAT ATGAAGCATGCTGGTGACTCTGATCCTCCACAAGCTCAAGGCCACCTGGATCCAAATACTCACACAAGGGACCATCTTGTGTTAATGGAAGATGAATCA GTGAAAGTGGTTTCTTCACTTTgtgggctcgattcttttgatGTCCGAGCTCAAGAAGAATATGAT GTAAGAGAACCAGCTTTTGATGTCAGCAGTTCTTCTCAGTCTCCTGACAAAGCCTTTGTTAAGCAAGATAAAGAG TATGTCAAAACTGAGAGTGAACAGCCCTGTGGGAATGAAGACAGCTGCGGAGAAGACTCGGAACTGGATAGTTCTCGCAATATGGAAAATTTAAAAG ATACAGGGGGTTCCTCTGAGCCACATGTGCTGGTTCGGAAAGACAGCTGTTCAACTGTTGAGCTTGATGACCTCAAAAGCAATGGTTATGAG GTATCCTCAGAGCAACCTGCAGAAGTGAACAAAGATGTTGCATCTACTCAGGTTTCCAGCTCTGCGAATGAAGACAGCGGGGGAGACTTGGAAGACTCTAAACTGGACAATTCGCGCGGTGTGGAAAATTTAGGAG CAACTGATCGGCTTGAAGGTTTTGCAGACGTGGGGAGCTCCTTTCAGCCAAATGTGCTGGTCCGGAAAGACAGCTGTTCGACTGTTGAGCTTGATGACCTCAAAAGCGATGGCGAAGAG GTGTCGTCGGACCAACCTGCAGAAGTGAACAAATATGTTGCATCTACTCAGGTTTCTAGCTCTGTGAATCAGCCAGAGAAGTTACTTAAATCGGAGTCTTCGCCTAAACTTCCCAATCAGGAGAAACCAAGAAG GAGGTTGCTGCCTGCCTCATCAGTGCTGTTGAGGAACATGAGTTATTGGAACATCGACGATGAGACCGAAAAGCCAAAG GGAAATAGAGGcgggaagaaaaaggaaaaggatgCTAAAGAAGAATTAAGAACAAAGGGCAGCGCCACGCTGCTTAGATTGCTGAAAGGCGACCTTCTATAA
- the LOC116209323 gene encoding kinesin-like protein KIN-6 isoform X6 yields MQEESRRVESPVSPPPCPGTVTVRRNPHRRARPTPKTGLRSSSKKPEIPNVPSFPIQDILAIDLPPNPTPAPAPAPAPVEAPISENLKVYVRIRPISIELPESVKDSSKRDVSSRYRVKHRVARSSPKKRDATAKKKSCEICVTATSASSVSLSPPKDLQEAKRIKEEVFEGFSHVFRTDSSQNEVYERMVKPLVEDFLRGTSGMLAALGPSGSGKTHTVFGSPRDPGIVPRVLQQIFGQTDGNTNSSQRSFYLSMFQICSERGKAEKAFDLSNGVELSMHQSTIKGLQEVVVTDVGHAESLIEAGMLRRATAMTNSNSQSSRSQCIINIRDVGSRHNGEVDVPMSNANLTFVDFAGAEREKKTGNQGERLLESNFINNTSMVFGLCLRSLLEHQKNPKKPLPKHFQNSLLTRYLRDYLEGKKRMALILTVKPGGEDYLETSQFLQQAAPFMKIKFNNVEETSGVVRNKRQTTAMPRTEHAKRVKISRTKASVTEEEKSRSAKDENREDRVLLHFARAMWNVLNEYKRKLKVAESEIESLRENYANETIRTAELEKELKNLKEGCNCINIYSTEAPLAQRYANTDLDASASPGADEPSISESSDEVERKVHSCLLQTPECNMQNERLTTFIWNDNMKHAGDSDPPQAQGHLDPNTHTRDHLVLMEDESVKVVSSLCGLDSFDVRAQEEYDVSVREPAFDVSSSSQSPDKAFVKQDKEQYVKTESEQPCGNEDSCGEDSELDSSRNMENLKDTGGSSEPHVLVRKDSCSTVELDDLKSNGYEVSSEQPAEVNKDVASTQVSSSANEDSGGDLEDSKLDNSRGVENLGDVGSSFQPNVLVRKDSCSTVELDDLKSDGEEVSSDQPAEVNKYVASTQVSSSVNQPEKLLKSESSPKLPNQEKPRRRLLPASSVLLRNMSYWNIDDETEKPKGNRGGKKKEKDAKEELRTKGSATLLRLLKGDLL; encoded by the exons ATGCAAGAAGAGAGCAGAAGAGTAGAATCGCCGGTGAGCCCGCCTCCGTGTCCCGGCACAGTGACCGTCCGAAGGAATCCTCATCGGAGAGCTCGGCCCACTCCCAAAACTGGCCTACGGTCGTCTTCGAAGAAGCCGGAAATACCCAATGTCCCTTCTTTTCCTATTCAAGACATATTGGCGATTGATCTTCCCCCAAACCCTACTCCTGCGCCGGCCCCAGCCCCAGCCCCAGTCGAAGCTCCTATATCAGAGAACCTGAAGGTGTACGTCCGTATCCGCCCGATCAGCATCGAGCTCCCAGAATCAGTGAAGGATTCAAGCAAACGTGACGTTTCTTCAAGGTACAGGGTGAAACACAGGGTTGCTCGAAGCTCTCCAAAGAAGAGAGATGCGACCgcgaagaagaagagctgTGAAATTTGCGTTACTGCAACCTCTGCGAGCTCGGTCAGCCTATCTCCTCCAAAGGATCTGCAGGAGGCTAAGCGCATTAAAGAGGAAGTGTTTGAAGGCTTCTCTCACGTGTTCCGTACAGATTCCTCTCAG AATGAAGTGTACGAAAGGATGGTGAAACCACTTGTAGAAGACTTCCTGAGAGGGACTAGCGGAATGTTAGCTGCTCTTGGGCCTAGTGGCTCTGGGAAGACGCATACAGTTTTTGGGTCTCCAAGAGATCCTGGGATCGTGCCTCGTGTGCTGCAACAGATATTTGGGCAAACAGATGGCAACACGAACAGCTCCCAAAG GTCATTCTACTTATCAATGTTCCAAATATGTTCCGAAAGAGGAAAAGCCGAAAAGGCTTTTGATCTATCTAATGGGGTGGAATTATCTATGCACCAGTCAACTATAAAGGGTCTACAGGAG GTAGTCGTTACTGATGTTGGGCATGCAGAATCTTTAATAGAAGCTGGAATGTTGAGGCGTGCTACTGCAATGACAAACTCAAATAGTCAGTCAAG CCGGTCTCAGTGCATTATCAACATCCGAGACGTAGGTTCCAGGCATAATGGAGAAGTCGATGTTCCAATGAGTAATGCCAATCTGACATTTGTTGACTTCGCTGGGGcggaaagagagaagaaaactgGGAATCAG GGGGAGAGATTACTAGAGAGTAACTTCATCAATAATACATCAATGGTCTTTGGTCTGTGCTTGAGA TCCTTGCTGGAGCACCAAAAGAATCCAAAAAAGCCTTTGCCGAAGCATTTTCAGAACTCTTTG TTAACAAGGTATTTGCGAGATTACCTAGAAGGCAAGAAAAGGATGGCTTTG ATCTTGACAGTAAAGCCTGGTGGAGAGGACTACCTTGAAACCTCCCAATTCCTACAACAGGCAGCACCTTTTATGAAAATCAA GTTCAACAATGTCGAAGAAACATCTGGTGTAGTTCGCAATAAGAGACAGACTACAGCAATGCCTAGAACTGAGCATGccaaaagagtgaaaatcagcAGGACTAAGGCTTCTGTG actgaagaagaaaagagtaGAAGTGCTAAGGATGAAAATAGAGAGGATCGAGTACTGCTACATTTTGCTCGTGCAATGTGGAATGTGTTGAACGAATACAAGAGAAAACTTAAG GTGGCAGAAAGTGAGATTGAGAGTCTTCGAGAAAATTATGCAAATGAAACGATAAGAACCGCGGAGCTCGAAAAGGAATTGAAAAATCTGAAGGAGGGCTGTAATTGCATTAACATATATTCCACAGAAGCCCCCTTAGCGCAAAGATATGCAAATACAGACTTAGACGCCTCTGCTTCACCAGGAGCAGATGAGCCCAGCATTTCTGAATCCTCTGATGAG GTTGAGAGGAAGGTTCATTCATGTCTTCTTCAGACACCTGAATGCAACATGCAAAACGAACGCCTCACCACTTTCATATGGAATGACAAT ATGAAGCATGCTGGTGACTCTGATCCTCCACAAGCTCAAGGCCACCTGGATCCAAATACTCACACAAGGGACCATCTTGTGTTAATGGAAGATGAATCA GTGAAAGTGGTTTCTTCACTTTgtgggctcgattcttttgatGTCCGAGCTCAAGAAGAATATGATGTCAGT GTAAGAGAACCAGCTTTTGATGTCAGCAGTTCTTCTCAGTCTCCTGACAAAGCCTTTGTTAAGCAAGATAAAGAG CAGTATGTCAAAACTGAGAGTGAACAGCCCTGTGGGAATGAAGACAGCTGCGGAGAAGACTCGGAACTGGATAGTTCTCGCAATATGGAAAATTTAAAAG ATACAGGGGGTTCCTCTGAGCCACATGTGCTGGTTCGGAAAGACAGCTGTTCAACTGTTGAGCTTGATGACCTCAAAAGCAATGGTTATGAG GTATCCTCAGAGCAACCTGCAGAAGTGAACAAAGATGTTGCATCTACTCAGGTTTCCAGCTCTGCGAATGAAGACAGCGGGGGAGACTTGGAAGACTCTAAACTGGACAATTCGCGCGGTGTGGAAAATTTAGGAG ACGTGGGGAGCTCCTTTCAGCCAAATGTGCTGGTCCGGAAAGACAGCTGTTCGACTGTTGAGCTTGATGACCTCAAAAGCGATGGCGAAGAG GTGTCGTCGGACCAACCTGCAGAAGTGAACAAATATGTTGCATCTACTCAGGTTTCTAGCTCTGTGAATCAGCCAGAGAAGTTACTTAAATCGGAGTCTTCGCCTAAACTTCCCAATCAGGAGAAACCAAGAAG GAGGTTGCTGCCTGCCTCATCAGTGCTGTTGAGGAACATGAGTTATTGGAACATCGACGATGAGACCGAAAAGCCAAAG GGAAATAGAGGcgggaagaaaaaggaaaaggatgCTAAAGAAGAATTAAGAACAAAGGGCAGCGCCACGCTGCTTAGATTGCTGAAAGGCGACCTTCTATAA
- the LOC116209323 gene encoding kinesin-like protein KIN-6 isoform X1, producing the protein MQEESRRVESPVSPPPCPGTVTVRRNPHRRARPTPKTGLRSSSKKPEIPNVPSFPIQDILAIDLPPNPTPAPAPAPAPVEAPISENLKVYVRIRPISIELPESVKDSSKRDVSSRYRVKHRVARSSPKKRDATAKKKSCEICVTATSASSVSLSPPKDLQEAKRIKEEVFEGFSHVFRTDSSQNEVYERMVKPLVEDFLRGTSGMLAALGPSGSGKTHTVFGSPRDPGIVPRVLQQIFGQTDGNTNSSQRSFYLSMFQICSERGKAEKAFDLSNGVELSMHQSTIKGLQEVVVTDVGHAESLIEAGMLRRATAMTNSNSQSSRSQCIINIRDVGSRHNGEVDVPMSNANLTFVDFAGAEREKKTGNQGERLLESNFINNTSMVFGLCLRSLLEHQKNPKKPLPKHFQNSLLTRYLRDYLEGKKRMALILTVKPGGEDYLETSQFLQQAAPFMKIKFNNVEETSGVVRNKRQTTAMPRTEHAKRVKISRTKASVTEEEKSRSAKDENREDRVLLHFARAMWNVLNEYKRKLKVAESEIESLRENYANETIRTAELEKELKNLKEGCNCINIYSTEAPLAQRYANTDLDASASPGADEPSISESSDEVERKVHSCLLQTPECNMQNERLTTFIWNDNMKHAGDSDPPQAQGHLDPNTHTRDHLVLMEDESVKVVSSLCGLDSFDVRAQEEYDVSVREPAFDVSSSSQSPDKAFVKQDKEQYVKTESEQPCGNEDSCGEDSELDSSRNMENLKDTGGSSEPHVLVRKDSCSTVELDDLKSNGYEVSSEQPAEVNKDVASTQVSSSANEDSGGDLEDSKLDNSRGVENLGATDRLEGFADVGSSFQPNVLVRKDSCSTVELDDLKSDGEEVSSDQPAEVNKYVASTQVSSSVNQPEKLLKSESSPKLPNQEKPRRRLLPASSVLLRNMSYWNIDDETEKPKGNRGGKKKEKDAKEELRTKGSATLLRLLKGDLL; encoded by the exons ATGCAAGAAGAGAGCAGAAGAGTAGAATCGCCGGTGAGCCCGCCTCCGTGTCCCGGCACAGTGACCGTCCGAAGGAATCCTCATCGGAGAGCTCGGCCCACTCCCAAAACTGGCCTACGGTCGTCTTCGAAGAAGCCGGAAATACCCAATGTCCCTTCTTTTCCTATTCAAGACATATTGGCGATTGATCTTCCCCCAAACCCTACTCCTGCGCCGGCCCCAGCCCCAGCCCCAGTCGAAGCTCCTATATCAGAGAACCTGAAGGTGTACGTCCGTATCCGCCCGATCAGCATCGAGCTCCCAGAATCAGTGAAGGATTCAAGCAAACGTGACGTTTCTTCAAGGTACAGGGTGAAACACAGGGTTGCTCGAAGCTCTCCAAAGAAGAGAGATGCGACCgcgaagaagaagagctgTGAAATTTGCGTTACTGCAACCTCTGCGAGCTCGGTCAGCCTATCTCCTCCAAAGGATCTGCAGGAGGCTAAGCGCATTAAAGAGGAAGTGTTTGAAGGCTTCTCTCACGTGTTCCGTACAGATTCCTCTCAG AATGAAGTGTACGAAAGGATGGTGAAACCACTTGTAGAAGACTTCCTGAGAGGGACTAGCGGAATGTTAGCTGCTCTTGGGCCTAGTGGCTCTGGGAAGACGCATACAGTTTTTGGGTCTCCAAGAGATCCTGGGATCGTGCCTCGTGTGCTGCAACAGATATTTGGGCAAACAGATGGCAACACGAACAGCTCCCAAAG GTCATTCTACTTATCAATGTTCCAAATATGTTCCGAAAGAGGAAAAGCCGAAAAGGCTTTTGATCTATCTAATGGGGTGGAATTATCTATGCACCAGTCAACTATAAAGGGTCTACAGGAG GTAGTCGTTACTGATGTTGGGCATGCAGAATCTTTAATAGAAGCTGGAATGTTGAGGCGTGCTACTGCAATGACAAACTCAAATAGTCAGTCAAG CCGGTCTCAGTGCATTATCAACATCCGAGACGTAGGTTCCAGGCATAATGGAGAAGTCGATGTTCCAATGAGTAATGCCAATCTGACATTTGTTGACTTCGCTGGGGcggaaagagagaagaaaactgGGAATCAG GGGGAGAGATTACTAGAGAGTAACTTCATCAATAATACATCAATGGTCTTTGGTCTGTGCTTGAGA TCCTTGCTGGAGCACCAAAAGAATCCAAAAAAGCCTTTGCCGAAGCATTTTCAGAACTCTTTG TTAACAAGGTATTTGCGAGATTACCTAGAAGGCAAGAAAAGGATGGCTTTG ATCTTGACAGTAAAGCCTGGTGGAGAGGACTACCTTGAAACCTCCCAATTCCTACAACAGGCAGCACCTTTTATGAAAATCAA GTTCAACAATGTCGAAGAAACATCTGGTGTAGTTCGCAATAAGAGACAGACTACAGCAATGCCTAGAACTGAGCATGccaaaagagtgaaaatcagcAGGACTAAGGCTTCTGTG actgaagaagaaaagagtaGAAGTGCTAAGGATGAAAATAGAGAGGATCGAGTACTGCTACATTTTGCTCGTGCAATGTGGAATGTGTTGAACGAATACAAGAGAAAACTTAAG GTGGCAGAAAGTGAGATTGAGAGTCTTCGAGAAAATTATGCAAATGAAACGATAAGAACCGCGGAGCTCGAAAAGGAATTGAAAAATCTGAAGGAGGGCTGTAATTGCATTAACATATATTCCACAGAAGCCCCCTTAGCGCAAAGATATGCAAATACAGACTTAGACGCCTCTGCTTCACCAGGAGCAGATGAGCCCAGCATTTCTGAATCCTCTGATGAG GTTGAGAGGAAGGTTCATTCATGTCTTCTTCAGACACCTGAATGCAACATGCAAAACGAACGCCTCACCACTTTCATATGGAATGACAAT ATGAAGCATGCTGGTGACTCTGATCCTCCACAAGCTCAAGGCCACCTGGATCCAAATACTCACACAAGGGACCATCTTGTGTTAATGGAAGATGAATCA GTGAAAGTGGTTTCTTCACTTTgtgggctcgattcttttgatGTCCGAGCTCAAGAAGAATATGATGTCAGT GTAAGAGAACCAGCTTTTGATGTCAGCAGTTCTTCTCAGTCTCCTGACAAAGCCTTTGTTAAGCAAGATAAAGAG CAGTATGTCAAAACTGAGAGTGAACAGCCCTGTGGGAATGAAGACAGCTGCGGAGAAGACTCGGAACTGGATAGTTCTCGCAATATGGAAAATTTAAAAG ATACAGGGGGTTCCTCTGAGCCACATGTGCTGGTTCGGAAAGACAGCTGTTCAACTGTTGAGCTTGATGACCTCAAAAGCAATGGTTATGAG GTATCCTCAGAGCAACCTGCAGAAGTGAACAAAGATGTTGCATCTACTCAGGTTTCCAGCTCTGCGAATGAAGACAGCGGGGGAGACTTGGAAGACTCTAAACTGGACAATTCGCGCGGTGTGGAAAATTTAGGAG CAACTGATCGGCTTGAAGGTTTTGCAGACGTGGGGAGCTCCTTTCAGCCAAATGTGCTGGTCCGGAAAGACAGCTGTTCGACTGTTGAGCTTGATGACCTCAAAAGCGATGGCGAAGAG GTGTCGTCGGACCAACCTGCAGAAGTGAACAAATATGTTGCATCTACTCAGGTTTCTAGCTCTGTGAATCAGCCAGAGAAGTTACTTAAATCGGAGTCTTCGCCTAAACTTCCCAATCAGGAGAAACCAAGAAG GAGGTTGCTGCCTGCCTCATCAGTGCTGTTGAGGAACATGAGTTATTGGAACATCGACGATGAGACCGAAAAGCCAAAG GGAAATAGAGGcgggaagaaaaaggaaaaggatgCTAAAGAAGAATTAAGAACAAAGGGCAGCGCCACGCTGCTTAGATTGCTGAAAGGCGACCTTCTATAA